Proteins from one Nitrobacteraceae bacterium AZCC 2146 genomic window:
- a CDS encoding alkaline phosphatase D (product_source=KO:K01113; cleavage_site_network=SignalP-noTM; cog=COG3540; ko=KO:K01113; pfam=PF09423,PF16655; superfamily=56300) — translation MAIKLSRRRFLSTAAATGAGVLAMPYLSRAADRPMVSHGVQSGDIGVDGGVIWSRADRPAQMMVEVATTDSFKNARALPPINALPESDFTAKMLVENLPAGQDIFYRVKFRDLSHFDIVGEPVVGRFRTAPADRRDVSFVWGGDVAGQGYGINADDGGMKTFATMRKHNPDFLIHSGDTIYADGVIAAETKQPDGKIWKNSIVVPEKAKVAETLDEYRAAHKYNLLDDNVRAFNAAVPVFGQWDDHEVTNNWSLSKQLPASYKERDITLLAARAARAYHEMYPIRESIVEPGRVYRTLNYGPHLDVFMLDERSYRGPNGPNLQESYGPDAYFIGPDQLAWLKRALLASKATWKVIASDMPISIIVEDDATNHKGSEAIAQGDGPARGRELEIADVLRFIKTAGIRNTVWLTADVHYTAAHYYNPDKAQFQDFEPFWEFVSGPFHAGTFGPNALDNTFGPEVKFIKAPGPDKQNLPPSAGMQFFGHVKIDGQTGQMTVTLRDRDDVALWATTLDPKIG, via the coding sequence ATGGCCATCAAGCTGTCCCGCCGCCGCTTCCTCTCCACCGCCGCCGCGACCGGTGCCGGTGTGCTGGCGATGCCCTATCTCAGCCGCGCTGCCGACAGGCCGATGGTGTCGCATGGCGTGCAGTCCGGCGATATCGGCGTCGATGGCGGCGTGATCTGGTCGCGCGCCGATCGCCCGGCGCAGATGATGGTCGAGGTCGCCACCACCGACTCCTTCAAGAATGCCCGTGCGCTGCCGCCGATCAACGCGCTGCCGGAAAGCGACTTCACCGCGAAAATGCTGGTCGAGAATCTTCCAGCGGGGCAGGACATCTTCTACCGCGTGAAATTCCGCGATCTCTCGCACTTCGACATTGTCGGCGAGCCCGTGGTCGGCCGCTTCCGCACCGCGCCGGCCGATCGCCGCGATGTCAGCTTTGTCTGGGGCGGCGATGTCGCAGGGCAAGGCTATGGCATCAACGCCGACGACGGCGGCATGAAAACCTTTGCCACCATGCGCAAGCACAATCCGGATTTCCTGATCCATTCCGGCGACACCATCTATGCCGACGGCGTCATCGCAGCGGAAACAAAACAGCCCGACGGCAAGATCTGGAAGAACAGCATCGTCGTGCCGGAAAAAGCCAAAGTCGCCGAGACGCTCGATGAATACCGCGCCGCGCACAAATATAATCTGCTCGACGACAATGTCCGGGCCTTCAATGCCGCGGTGCCGGTGTTTGGCCAGTGGGACGACCACGAGGTCACCAACAACTGGTCGCTGTCGAAGCAACTGCCGGCGTCCTACAAGGAACGCGACATCACGCTGCTCGCGGCCCGCGCCGCGCGTGCCTATCACGAGATGTATCCGATCCGCGAAAGCATCGTGGAGCCCGGCCGGGTCTACCGCACGCTGAATTACGGCCCGCATCTCGACGTTTTCATGCTCGACGAGCGCAGCTACCGCGGCCCCAACGGTCCGAACCTGCAGGAGAGCTACGGCCCCGACGCGTATTTCATCGGGCCGGACCAGTTGGCGTGGCTGAAGCGCGCGCTGCTGGCGTCAAAGGCGACCTGGAAGGTGATCGCCTCCGACATGCCGATCAGCATCATCGTTGAGGACGACGCGACCAACCATAAGGGATCGGAAGCGATCGCGCAGGGCGACGGCCCGGCGCGTGGCCGCGAGCTGGAGATCGCCGACGTCCTGCGCTTCATCAAGACTGCCGGCATCCGCAACACCGTATGGCTGACCGCCGACGTGCACTACACCGCCGCGCATTACTACAATCCCGACAAGGCGCAATTCCAGGATTTCGAGCCGTTCTGGGAATTCGTCTCCGGTCCGTTCCACGCCGGCACCTTCGGCCCCAATGCGCTCGACAATACCTTTGGCCCGGAGGTAAAATTCATCAAGGCGCCGGGTCCGGACAAGCAGAACCTGCCCCCGTCGGCCGGGATGCAGTTCTTCGGTCACGTCAAAATCGACGGCCAAACCGGGCAAATGACCGTGACTCTGCGGGATCGGGACGATGTAGCCCTCTGGGCGACCACTTTGGACCCGAAAATCGGCTGA
- a CDS encoding GTP-binding protein (product_source=KO:K06207; cath_funfam=2.40.30.10,2.40.50.250,3.30.70.240,3.30.70.870,3.40.50.300; cog=COG1217; ko=KO:K06207; pfam=PF00009,PF00679,PF03144; superfamily=50447,52540,54980; tigrfam=TIGR01394): protein MNLRNIAIIAHVDHGKTTLVDKLLQQSGTYRDNQRVQERAMDSNDLEKERGITILAKCTSVHWEDTQINIVDTPGHADFGGEVERILSMVDGVIVLVDAAEGPMPQTKFVVGKALKLGLRPIVAINKVDRQDARITEVVNEVFDLFAALDATDDQLDFPILYGSGRNGWMADSPDASHDVGMKPLFDLVIKHVPAPVVEEGPFRLLGTILEANPYLGRIITGRIASGSVKPNQAVKVLSRDGKVVETGRITKILAFRGLERQPVELAEAGDIVAIAGLPKGTVADTFCDPSVDTPIQAQAIDPPTVSMSFIVNNSPLAGTEGDKVTSRLIRDRLLREAEGNVALKVVESADRDAMEVSGRGELQLAILIENMRREGFELSVSRPRVVLTKDEDGNTLEPVEEVVIDVDEEFSGVVVQKMSERKAEMIEMRPSGGNRLRLVFYAPTRGLIGYQGELMTDTKGTAIMNRLFHNYLPYKGEIAGRRNGVLISNDQGEAVAYAMFKLEDRGPMMIEPGWKVYKGMIIGEHTRENDLELNVLKGKQLSNIRTTSKDEAVRLTPPIRMTLEKALAYIESDELVEITPKSIRLRKKHLDANERKRAEKTKEVVA, encoded by the coding sequence ATGAACCTTCGCAACATTGCTATCATCGCCCACGTTGACCACGGCAAGACCACGCTCGTCGACAAGCTCCTGCAGCAGTCCGGCACCTACCGCGATAACCAGCGCGTGCAGGAACGCGCGATGGATTCGAACGACCTCGAAAAAGAGCGCGGTATCACCATTCTCGCCAAGTGTACCTCGGTGCATTGGGAAGACACCCAGATCAACATCGTCGACACCCCTGGCCACGCCGACTTCGGCGGTGAAGTCGAACGCATCCTGTCGATGGTCGACGGCGTCATCGTGCTGGTCGACGCCGCGGAAGGCCCGATGCCGCAGACCAAGTTCGTGGTCGGCAAGGCGTTGAAGCTCGGCCTCCGGCCGATCGTCGCCATCAACAAGGTCGATCGCCAGGACGCCCGCATCACCGAAGTCGTCAACGAAGTGTTCGACCTGTTCGCAGCACTCGACGCTACCGACGACCAGCTCGACTTCCCGATCCTGTACGGGTCCGGCCGCAACGGCTGGATGGCCGACAGCCCGGATGCGTCGCACGATGTCGGCATGAAGCCGCTGTTCGATCTCGTCATCAAGCATGTTCCCGCGCCAGTGGTTGAAGAAGGCCCGTTCCGCCTGCTCGGCACCATCCTCGAGGCCAACCCCTATCTCGGCCGCATCATCACCGGCCGTATCGCGTCGGGCTCGGTCAAGCCGAACCAGGCGGTGAAGGTGCTGTCGCGTGACGGCAAGGTTGTCGAAACCGGCCGCATCACCAAGATCCTGGCGTTCCGCGGTCTTGAGCGTCAGCCGGTCGAACTCGCCGAAGCCGGTGACATCGTCGCCATCGCCGGCCTGCCCAAGGGCACGGTCGCCGACACGTTCTGCGATCCCTCGGTCGATACTCCGATCCAGGCGCAGGCGATCGATCCGCCGACCGTGTCGATGTCTTTCATCGTCAACAACTCGCCGCTCGCCGGCACCGAAGGCGACAAGGTCACCAGCCGCCTGATCCGCGACCGCCTGCTGCGCGAAGCCGAAGGCAATGTCGCGCTGAAGGTCGTCGAGTCCGCCGACCGCGACGCGATGGAAGTGTCCGGCCGCGGCGAATTGCAGCTCGCGATCCTGATCGAGAACATGCGCCGCGAAGGCTTTGAGCTCAGCGTGTCGCGTCCGCGCGTCGTGCTGACCAAGGACGAGGACGGCAATACGCTTGAGCCCGTGGAAGAAGTCGTCATCGACGTCGATGAGGAGTTCTCCGGCGTGGTCGTTCAGAAGATGAGCGAACGCAAGGCCGAGATGATCGAGATGCGCCCGTCCGGCGGCAATCGCCTGCGTCTGGTGTTCTACGCGCCGACCCGCGGCCTGATCGGCTATCAGGGCGAGTTGATGACCGACACCAAGGGCACGGCGATCATGAACCGCCTGTTCCACAACTACCTGCCCTACAAGGGTGAGATCGCCGGCCGCCGCAATGGCGTGCTGATCTCCAACGATCAGGGCGAAGCGGTTGCCTATGCCATGTTCAAGCTGGAAGATCGCGGCCCGATGATGATCGAGCCGGGCTGGAAGGTCTACAAGGGGATGATCATCGGCGAGCACACCCGCGAGAACGATCTCGAACTCAACGTTCTCAAGGGCAAACAACTCTCCAACATCCGCACCACCTCGAAGGATGAAGCCGTCCGCTTGACCCCGCCGATCCGGATGACGCTGGAGAAGGCGCTGGCCTATATCGAGAGCGACGAACTGGTCGAGATCACCCCGAAGTCGATCCGCCTGCGCAAGAAGCACCTCGACGCCAACGAGCGCAAGCGCGCCGAAAAGACCAAGGAAGTGGTGGCGTAA